A window of Ignavibacteriales bacterium contains these coding sequences:
- a CDS encoding EamA family transporter, producing the protein MNWFILAFISALFSAASAVYEKKILFSLSALDFSFIISASTLLFSLPFFFSVHLAEISPISLSILFFKTILSAGAFLCVMFSVKNLEISEALPLLALSPGLVAIAGAIFINDILNITEWLGIILMLIGAYFLELRKGSNNMLAPFKVMFSSSKYSYVFIALILFTVTSLLDRILLKEYKLPPYTFMAFQQLFYALIFFVIILIKHRNIITQVKSIDKKVFYTVIAISFFTVIYRYTQIEATKLAPVALVLSIKRLSVLIAVIAGGKLFREEYLYRRVAAVILILSGAALLMNN; encoded by the coding sequence ATGAACTGGTTTATACTGGCTTTTATATCCGCATTATTTTCAGCAGCATCGGCTGTTTACGAGAAAAAAATTTTATTCTCACTTAGCGCGCTTGATTTTTCTTTTATTATTTCAGCATCCACTCTGCTTTTTTCTTTGCCGTTTTTCTTTTCGGTTCATTTAGCCGAAATATCTCCGATCAGTTTATCTATACTATTCTTCAAAACAATTCTAAGCGCGGGCGCATTTTTGTGCGTTATGTTTTCAGTAAAGAATTTGGAAATAAGCGAAGCGCTTCCGCTCCTAGCATTATCGCCCGGGTTGGTTGCGATAGCAGGAGCAATTTTTATCAACGACATATTAAACATAACAGAATGGCTCGGAATTATTTTAATGTTAATAGGCGCTTACTTTCTGGAACTACGGAAAGGCAGTAACAATATGCTCGCCCCATTCAAGGTAATGTTCAGCAGTTCAAAATACTCGTATGTGTTTATCGCTTTAATTTTATTCACGGTAACCTCGCTACTCGATCGGATTCTCTTAAAGGAATATAAACTTCCGCCGTATACATTCATGGCGTTTCAGCAATTGTTTTATGCGCTCATCTTTTTTGTAATTATTTTAATCAAGCATAGAAACATTATTACGCAAGTAAAGAGTATTGATAAAAAAGTATTCTATACGGTAATTGCTATTTCATTCTTCACAGTTATTTACCGCTATACTCAAATTGAAGCCACAAAATTAGCTCCGGTTGCTCTGGTTCTTTCAATAAAGAGGCTTTCGGTTTTAATTGCTGTGATAGCCGGCGGTAAATTATTTAGGGAAGAATATTTATATAGAAGGGTTGCAGCTGTAATTTTGATCCTATCAGGTGCGGCCTTATTAATGAATAATTAA
- a CDS encoding TonB-dependent receptor translates to MKSKISFLLIVFLSSILYSQTESLKGKLIDFKNGNPIQGAVVFISSQYMAYSNDEGDYSIKKISHGKYYIKVSRLGYKPLSDTVIIDSNSMEKDFTLEASPIELDEVIVSTDRTDKYLRNSPYSELLVGKEQIESKPFQSLSDALKEEPGISLLRDCVWGTEVSIRGLNRENVVTLINGYRIATSTEVAARLSTIDLNDVERIEIIKGASSSIYGSGASGGIVNIITKSPQLYDKFSMNGNFSTGYNSVNNMSSWSGILYIGDSFWSSKFSGSYRKAQNIQTPVGELKNSQFEDYSFSGALNLLPFDNHTLKIEYQLLKANNIGIPGASVFPNNADVSYPDVKRELISAGYEIRNISKVLYKLSAAYSYQFIKRDLENIPYTVQNIQATETTPARRVSILKITPGADHKNNNLQIHGNFLLTEKNNLVLGIDYWDRSYNGERQKYQLIEVLNSVGDVVSTTNKVINEKPLPDSKYKSYGLFAQDDVELFKDKLSLSLGVRYDKINVSGETTLNPIYEIVNGVINYSPPGQQIIWNKINVNDASYSGNIGIKYSVNQDFDFTLGLGLSFRSPSLEERFQYIDQGSYVRVGNPNLKPERGKSVDLGVRYYSSGLKIILSIFFNYFNDLVTEIPGTFDGRNAFVKTNIGEARMYGFDLHADYNFYDNHILYATASYVKGDDITTAGNLSEIPPLNGNVGIKFGLNEKLQADISSTIFAPQNKVATGEITTPGYEYFNFYLNAGFFKLSSINLKISAGVENIFNKEYRNHLSTTRGYIIVEPGRNFFIKLVIKW, encoded by the coding sequence ATGAAAAGTAAAATATCATTTTTGCTCATCGTTTTTCTTTCGAGCATTTTATATTCACAAACTGAATCACTAAAAGGAAAATTAATTGATTTTAAAAATGGTAACCCCATTCAAGGAGCTGTGGTTTTTATTTCTTCCCAATACATGGCTTACTCAAATGATGAAGGTGATTATTCAATAAAAAAAATTTCTCATGGAAAATACTACATTAAAGTATCTCGGCTTGGATATAAACCGCTTTCTGATACAGTCATTATCGATTCCAATTCTATGGAAAAAGATTTTACTCTCGAAGCTTCACCGATAGAACTTGACGAGGTTATTGTGAGCACTGACAGAACTGACAAATATCTTCGCAACTCTCCTTATTCGGAATTGTTAGTTGGCAAAGAGCAAATCGAAAGCAAACCGTTTCAATCGCTTTCCGATGCGCTAAAAGAAGAACCGGGCATTTCCCTTTTGCGCGATTGTGTTTGGGGAACTGAGGTTAGCATACGCGGACTCAATCGCGAAAATGTTGTTACACTAATTAACGGCTATAGAATTGCTACTTCAACCGAAGTCGCTGCGCGGTTATCGACGATTGATTTGAATGATGTTGAAAGAATCGAAATAATTAAAGGTGCTTCTTCTTCTATTTACGGTTCTGGGGCTAGCGGCGGAATTGTAAACATTATTACAAAATCTCCGCAATTATATGATAAGTTTTCGATGAATGGAAATTTCTCGACCGGATACAACTCTGTAAATAATATGTCATCTTGGTCGGGCATACTTTACATCGGCGATTCGTTTTGGTCATCAAAGTTTTCCGGCTCATACAGAAAAGCTCAAAACATACAAACTCCTGTAGGTGAATTAAAAAACAGCCAATTTGAAGATTACAGTTTTTCAGGAGCTTTAAATTTATTACCCTTTGATAATCATACGCTTAAAATTGAATATCAATTACTAAAAGCAAATAATATAGGAATTCCCGGCGCTTCTGTTTTTCCAAACAATGCAGATGTAAGTTATCCCGATGTGAAAAGAGAATTAATATCCGCCGGATATGAGATACGAAATATTTCAAAAGTTCTTTATAAACTTTCTGCCGCATATTCTTATCAATTTATCAAACGTGATCTTGAGAATATTCCTTATACTGTTCAGAACATTCAGGCAACTGAAACGACCCCGGCACGCAGAGTTAGTATATTAAAAATAACTCCTGGTGCAGATCACAAAAACAATAATTTACAGATTCATGGAAATTTTTTGTTGACAGAGAAAAATAATCTCGTCCTCGGTATTGATTATTGGGATAGAAGTTACAACGGGGAAAGACAAAAATATCAATTGATCGAAGTTCTTAATTCTGTGGGAGACGTTGTAAGCACTACAAACAAAGTTATCAATGAAAAACCATTGCCCGATTCAAAGTATAAAAGCTATGGTCTATTTGCTCAAGACGATGTTGAATTATTCAAAGACAAATTATCTCTCTCACTTGGTGTGCGCTATGATAAAATTAACGTTAGCGGCGAAACAACTCTTAATCCAATTTATGAAATTGTAAACGGAGTTATCAATTATTCACCTCCAGGACAGCAAATAATATGGAATAAGATAAACGTCAACGATGCTTCTTACAGTGGGAATATTGGTATAAAATATTCTGTGAATCAAGACTTCGATTTTACTTTAGGGCTTGGTTTGTCTTTCCGCTCACCATCTCTTGAAGAAAGATTCCAATATATAGATCAAGGTAGTTATGTTCGCGTCGGCAATCCTAACTTAAAACCGGAAAGAGGAAAATCCGTTGATCTGGGAGTCCGTTATTATTCATCCGGACTTAAAATCATTTTAAGTATTTTCTTTAATTACTTCAATGATCTTGTTACTGAAATACCTGGCACATTCGATGGAAGAAACGCTTTTGTAAAAACAAATATCGGAGAAGCACGGATGTATGGATTTGACCTCCATGCAGATTATAATTTTTATGACAACCATATTCTTTATGCAACTGCTTCGTATGTTAAGGGTGATGACATAACAACGGCCGGTAATCTTTCCGAAATTCCACCTTTGAACGGAAATGTTGGTATTAAATTCGGCTTGAATGAAAAATTGCAGGCAGACATTTCATCAACAATTTTTGCTCCACAAAACAAAGTTGCCACCGGTGAGATAACTACGCCTGGCTATGAATATTTTAATTTTTATCTTAATGCTGGTTTCTTCAAATTAAGCTCAATCAACCTTAAAATTTCCGCCGGAGTTGAAAATATTTTTAATAAGGAATATAGAAACCACTTATCTACAACCCGCGGATACATAATAGTTGAACCGGGAAGAAATTTCTTTATTAAACTGGTTATTAAATGGTAA
- a CDS encoding nuclear transport factor 2 family protein gives MRTMLSYHLRLLVFFFLSLIIVNNVKSESIPQTTNKKQQADTNSEIRRCLNRMNEVLATKDLQTVMTVYDNSDDIMVVGSDSGEVFIGRERVQEFMKVIVSMPFVFSFDMDQVIINHSENIAWVFVESKMVHTGSNGKVSKVPYRITAVMIKRGNEWKWKVFSGSIPRGE, from the coding sequence ATGCGAACCATGTTAAGCTACCATCTCCGATTACTTGTTTTCTTTTTCCTCTCACTTATTATAGTGAATAATGTTAAAAGTGAATCTATCCCTCAAACAACAAATAAAAAGCAACAAGCTGATACAAACTCTGAGATTCGTAGATGCCTCAACCGGATGAACGAAGTGCTGGCGACAAAAGATTTGCAGACAGTCATGACTGTATACGACAATTCGGATGACATAATGGTGGTGGGATCTGATTCGGGAGAAGTATTCATAGGCAGAGAAAGAGTTCAAGAGTTTATGAAAGTAATTGTTTCTATGCCTTTCGTGTTTTCGTTTGATATGGATCAGGTGATAATCAATCACAGTGAAAATATAGCATGGGTATTTGTGGAGAGTAAAATGGTACATACAGGAAGCAATGGCAAAGTTTCTAAAGTGCCATATCGCATCACGGCCGTTATGATCAAAAGGGGAAACGAATGGAAATGGAAAGTCTTTTCAGGATCAATTCCGAGAGGAGAGTAA
- a CDS encoding methylmalonyl-CoA mutase family protein has protein sequence MNEPDELRKKIQTAFKNWEETIYKKTISQTPEQQKEFTTQSFTPVKPLYVPSENELENYNEKLGFPGQYPFTRGVQPSMYRGRFWTMRQYAGFGTAKESNERYRYLLSQGQSGLSVAFDLPTQIGYDSDDQMALGEVGKVGVAIDTLADMEILFDQIPLDKVSTSMTINAPASVLLAMYIAVAEKQGVKRNKISGTIQNDILKEYFARGTYIYPPKHSMRLITNIFEFCSKEIPKWNTISISGYHIREAGSTAAQEVGFTLADGIAYVEAAIKAGLDVDEFAGQLSFFFNAHNDLFEEVAKYRAARRLWAKIMKKRFGAKKIKSQMLRFHTQTAGSTLTAQQVDNNIVRVTIQTLAAVLGGTQSLHTNSRDEALALPNQESVKIALRTQQIVAHESGVTNTVDPLAGSFYVEALTDQIEKEAEDYIKKIDSLGGMIAAIEEGYVQTEIQKSAYQFNQELERNERIVVGVNKYQESEENHPELLKIDEKVQRNQIESLTKIRSQRNNIHVKEKLNALKTAAQSDSNLMPFILDAVKVYASIGEICNTMREVFGEYKEHVVI, from the coding sequence ATGAATGAACCCGATGAATTAAGAAAGAAAATACAAACGGCTTTCAAGAATTGGGAAGAAACCATTTACAAAAAAACAATATCCCAAACACCAGAGCAACAGAAAGAATTTACAACACAATCATTCACACCTGTCAAGCCACTTTATGTTCCTAGTGAAAATGAATTAGAAAATTATAATGAGAAATTAGGATTTCCCGGGCAGTATCCTTTTACTCGAGGTGTACAACCATCAATGTACCGCGGAAGATTTTGGACGATGAGACAATATGCTGGATTCGGAACGGCAAAAGAATCTAACGAGAGATATCGTTATTTACTTTCTCAAGGACAGAGCGGTTTATCTGTAGCATTCGATCTTCCTACACAAATTGGTTATGATAGTGATGATCAGATGGCGCTTGGCGAAGTTGGAAAAGTCGGTGTTGCAATTGATACACTTGCCGATATGGAAATTTTATTCGATCAAATACCACTTGATAAAGTTTCTACATCAATGACAATTAATGCACCGGCTTCTGTTCTTCTTGCAATGTATATCGCCGTTGCAGAAAAACAAGGAGTGAAAAGAAATAAAATCAGCGGCACAATTCAGAATGATATCTTAAAAGAATATTTCGCTCGCGGTACTTATATTTATCCACCCAAACATTCGATGCGGCTTATTACAAACATTTTTGAATTCTGTTCAAAAGAAATTCCAAAGTGGAATACTATTTCAATTTCTGGTTACCACATTCGCGAAGCAGGTTCTACTGCCGCTCAAGAAGTTGGATTTACTCTCGCAGACGGAATCGCTTATGTTGAAGCTGCAATAAAAGCCGGATTAGATGTAGATGAATTTGCCGGACAACTTTCTTTCTTTTTTAATGCACACAATGATCTGTTCGAAGAAGTCGCAAAGTATCGTGCAGCGCGCCGTTTGTGGGCGAAGATTATGAAGAAAAGATTTGGAGCTAAAAAAATTAAATCACAAATGCTTCGCTTCCATACACAAACTGCAGGCTCAACTTTAACTGCACAACAAGTTGATAACAATATTGTTAGAGTAACTATTCAAACACTTGCTGCTGTTCTTGGCGGAACACAAAGCTTGCATACTAATTCACGGGATGAAGCTCTTGCACTGCCTAATCAAGAATCAGTTAAAATTGCATTGCGTACTCAGCAAATTGTCGCACATGAAAGCGGAGTAACAAACACTGTTGATCCGCTCGCTGGTTCGTTTTATGTTGAAGCTCTTACTGATCAAATTGAAAAAGAAGCGGAAGATTATATTAAAAAGATTGATTCCCTTGGCGGAATGATAGCGGCTATCGAAGAGGGTTATGTTCAGACAGAAATACAAAAATCAGCTTATCAATTCAATCAAGAACTTGAACGCAATGAACGAATTGTTGTTGGTGTTAATAAATATCAGGAGTCGGAAGAAAATCACCCTGAATTATTAAAAATAGACGAAAAAGTTCAGCGGAATCAAATTGAATCCTTAACTAAGATCCGTTCACAGAGGAACAATATTCATGTAAAAGAAAAACTCAATGCTTTGAAAACTGCCGCTCAAAGCGACTCTAACCTTATGCCATTTATTCTTGATGCAGTAAAAGTTTATGCAAGTATTGGAGAAATCTGCAACACGATGCGTGAAGTTTTTGGTGAGTATAAAGAACACGTGGTAATTTAA
- the mce gene encoding methylmalonyl-CoA epimerase gives MELTHIEHIGIAVKNLEESIKFYESVLNLKCYSIEEVKDQKVRTAFFKIGETKIELLASTEPDGQIAKFIEKKGEGIHHIAYTVDDLNEALKKLESKGIQLIDKKPRKGAEGLNIAFLHPKFTNGVLIELCEKNEK, from the coding sequence ATGGAATTAACACATATAGAACATATTGGAATTGCAGTAAAGAATTTAGAAGAATCAATTAAATTTTATGAAAGTGTACTCAATTTGAAATGTTACTCGATTGAAGAAGTGAAAGATCAAAAAGTTAGGACAGCATTTTTCAAGATTGGAGAAACTAAAATAGAATTGCTCGCATCAACAGAACCGGACGGACAAATTGCAAAGTTTATTGAAAAAAAAGGTGAAGGCATTCACCATATAGCTTATACAGTAGATGATCTTAATGAAGCACTTAAAAAATTAGAGTCAAAAGGAATTCAATTGATTGATAAAAAACCGCGTAAAGGTGCGGAAGGTTTGAATATTGCTTTCTTACATCCGAAATTTACAAACGGAGTTTTAATTGAATTATGTGAAAAGAATGAGAAATAA
- a CDS encoding dicarboxylate/amino acid:cation symporter, whose product MWQKIKNISLTKWIIISMVVGATCGVLFPEHSQDIRIVSNVFLRMIRTIIVPLLFGTLTVGIAGHSDDLKAIGRLALKTIFYFEVVTTLALFIGLIAVNIFQPGVGISLNVTAPVDPTLSQNKITFQGMIEHIVPRSFFESAAANEVLQVVFFAILFGVALTQVKGRPKETILNFCEGLSEVMFKFTNIVMKFAPFGIGAAMWYTVGHSGVSILINLGKLILTYYGALTVFVLLVFVPVIMIAKIPLRKFLSAVKNPALIAFTTTSSDAALPDAFKRMINFGVPKRIVSFVLPTGYSFNLDGSTLYLSVASIFIAQAAGIHLTISQQLLMMLTLMITSKGVAAVPRASIVILSGTLMSFGLPMEGVAVVLGVDEIMDMARTTVNLVGNCLASAVMARWEGELNINSGEIETAS is encoded by the coding sequence ATGTGGCAGAAGATTAAAAATATCAGCTTAACTAAATGGATAATTATTTCCATGGTTGTTGGTGCAACCTGCGGCGTGCTATTTCCTGAACATTCGCAAGATATTAGAATTGTTTCAAATGTTTTTTTGAGAATGATCAGGACTATTATTGTCCCGTTGCTTTTTGGAACATTAACAGTCGGCATTGCCGGCCATAGTGACGATCTGAAAGCCATTGGCAGACTTGCGCTAAAAACAATTTTCTATTTTGAAGTTGTAACAACACTTGCTCTTTTTATTGGATTAATAGCTGTAAATATATTTCAACCTGGAGTCGGTATTTCTCTAAATGTAACTGCTCCTGTTGATCCGACTCTCTCACAGAATAAAATCACGTTTCAGGGAATGATTGAACATATAGTACCGAGAAGTTTTTTTGAATCTGCTGCGGCTAATGAAGTTCTTCAAGTCGTTTTCTTTGCAATTCTTTTTGGTGTAGCATTAACGCAAGTAAAAGGAAGACCAAAAGAAACAATATTAAATTTCTGCGAAGGACTTTCTGAAGTGATGTTTAAATTCACAAATATAGTTATGAAGTTTGCACCATTCGGCATTGGTGCTGCGATGTGGTATACTGTTGGGCATAGCGGTGTATCAATATTAATTAATCTTGGTAAACTTATCCTAACTTATTACGGAGCGTTGACGGTTTTTGTCCTTCTTGTTTTTGTTCCTGTTATTATGATTGCAAAAATTCCACTAAGGAAATTTTTAAGTGCGGTAAAGAATCCTGCTTTAATTGCATTTACCACTACCTCATCAGATGCAGCTCTTCCGGACGCATTTAAAAGAATGATAAACTTCGGTGTACCTAAAAGAATTGTGTCGTTTGTTTTGCCAACCGGCTATTCATTTAATCTGGATGGATCAACATTGTATCTTTCTGTCGCCTCAATTTTTATAGCTCAAGCTGCGGGAATTCATTTAACTATTTCGCAACAATTGTTGATGATGTTAACTTTGATGATAACCAGCAAGGGAGTTGCAGCTGTACCTAGGGCATCAATAGTAATTCTTTCCGGAACGCTAATGTCATTTGGTTTACCAATGGAAGGTGTTGCTGTAGTGCTCGGTGTTGATGAGATAATGGATATGGCGCGCACGACAGTTAATCTTGTTGGTAATTGTCTTGCTTCGGCTGTTATGGCACGGTGGGAAGGAGAGTTAAATATAAATTCAGGAGAGATTGAAACAGCTAGTTAA